From the Cervus elaphus chromosome 20, mCerEla1.1, whole genome shotgun sequence genome, one window contains:
- the RIIAD1 gene encoding RIIa domain-containing protein 1 codes for MANLPGAIKGLYPETLSPEQLEKLRGFKIQTRITNEKYLRTHREVALLLSGFFREMFLKRPDDIPEFAADYFTDPRLPNKIHMQLIKEKKAA; via the exons ATGGCGAACCTGCCGGGCGCGATTAAGGGGCTGTACCCCGAAACACTGAGCCCAGAGCAGCTGGAGAAGCTGCGCGGCTTCAAG ATTCAAACTCGGATTACCAATGAGAAGTACCTTAGGACCCACAGAGAAGTGGCGTTGCTCCTAAGTGGTTTCTTCAG agaaatgtttttgaaaagaCCAGACGACATTCCGGAATTTGCCGCAG ACTATTTCACGGATCCAAGACTTCCCAACAAGATTCACATGCAGCTAATTAAGGAGAAGAAAGCGGCTTAA